GTTTGAACATAGAATTCCGCAAAAGCTGTATTTTGGTTTTTGTCGGATAAGATGACTGAATCAATGGTAAGATCCATGATATCAAAAATAATGCGGTCTGAAGCATTGTGTTGTATTTTCCAACTTGCGGTCCCCTGTATTTTTTTTTGGTCAAAATTCAGGCGAATGTTAAGATCCAAATGAGTGGTGATCGCCAGATCTGGTCTTGAAAAACTATGTGGATCGGGTCTCGTTGGGTTGAACACATTGGTCTTTCTGCAGCCAATCTGAATGAGAGTGAATAATAAAATGGTTTTAAAAATAATTGAATTCATGGATTAATTTTAGCGCACAGTTGGATGATTTGTTCATTTTTTCTGCTTTGGAAAATCCAGGCCGCAGCATCGGGACCCAGAAAGAATAGAATATCGAGAATACTAATCTCAGCAGTTCTGTCCTGGCATCCCGGCAATTGTAAAACTAGATGATCTGACAATGACCATGGAGTTAATTTGGATCTAAGATCGTTTTCCAGATAGGTCGCTTCTTTTTGGAAGGAGGTGGTACAGGACAAGGAGAGGTTTATTTTCAATTTCTCCAGAATCCAATGGAGACATTTAAAATTAAAATCGATTAGGAAAGTTTCTTTGTTGACGAAAAGAGCAGTCAATTCATCGCAGTAATACATAAAATATGGACTTCTGCCATAGATAGATTGGATGGTTTTTAAATGTTGTTTTTGCCAGTTTTGATCATTGGCAATTCTAACTTCCTGGATGGGCATTTGTTGATTTTTACCAGCCATTAAGGGAATGCTCATTGGCATTATTTTTT
This window of the Saprospiraceae bacterium genome carries:
- a CDS encoding WbqC family protein; protein product: MICIESQIFPPAIVFLLASDDQIRIEYHENYQKRSFRNKYYLRSEQKIMPMSIPLMAGKNQQMPIQEVRIANDQNWQKQHLKTIQSIYGRSPYFMYYCDELTALFVNKETFLIDFNFKCLHWILEKLKINLSLSCTTSFQKEATYLENDLRSKLTPWSLSDHLVLQLPGCQDRTAEISILDILFFLGPDAAAWIFQSRKNEQIIQLCAKINP